A window of Desulfobacterales bacterium contains these coding sequences:
- a CDS encoding DUF362 domain-containing protein produces MKPIVYMIDLKATFKENLLAKIGRLIETAGLSQAVAGRDITAVKLHFGELGNTAFIRPVFLRKIVESIKALGAVPFLTDANTLYAGTRSDAPSHLTTATINGFAYAVVNAPLIIADGLRGRSETAVSINRKRFQTVYIASEIVQADSLVSVAHFKGHELSGFGGTLKNLGMGCASRRGKLAQHSTLNPKVVKKKCIGCGECVQHCSQEALSLFEEKALIDVEKCIGCGECILVCPSSAIQIQWNQAIPVFLENMMEYTEGVLKGKENKTLFINFITDVSPACDCYAHNDASVVRDIGILASKDPVAIDQASVDLVNQEAALPESSLNTNRAAGEDKFKGIYPQVDWAHQLDYAETLGIGSRSYLLEKI; encoded by the coding sequence ATGAAACCCATCGTTTATATGATCGATTTAAAAGCAACCTTCAAGGAAAACCTCCTTGCCAAGATAGGCCGGCTGATTGAAACGGCCGGTTTGTCTCAAGCTGTGGCCGGCCGGGATATTACGGCAGTCAAATTACACTTTGGCGAGCTGGGCAATACTGCGTTTATCCGGCCGGTTTTTTTACGAAAAATTGTTGAAAGCATCAAGGCCTTGGGCGCCGTCCCGTTTTTAACCGACGCCAATACGCTCTATGCCGGCACCCGCAGCGATGCCCCTTCGCATTTAACCACCGCGACCATCAACGGATTTGCCTATGCAGTGGTGAATGCGCCGCTGATCATTGCCGACGGGCTGAGGGGGAGAAGCGAAACAGCCGTATCCATCAACCGGAAACGGTTTCAAACGGTTTACATCGCTTCCGAGATCGTTCAGGCGGATAGCCTGGTTTCCGTGGCCCACTTCAAGGGGCACGAACTTTCCGGTTTCGGCGGGACCCTGAAAAACCTGGGAATGGGGTGCGCGTCCCGCCGGGGGAAGCTGGCCCAGCATTCCACCCTCAACCCCAAAGTCGTAAAGAAAAAGTGCATCGGCTGCGGCGAATGTGTCCAGCATTGCTCCCAGGAAGCACTGTCGCTGTTTGAAGAAAAGGCCCTGATCGATGTGGAAAAGTGCATCGGCTGCGGCGAATGCATCCTGGTCTGCCCCAGCAGCGCCATTCAGATTCAGTGGAACCAGGCCATTCCGGTTTTTTTGGAAAATATGATGGAATATACCGAGGGGGTCCTGAAGGGAAAAGAAAACAAAACCCTGTTTATAAATTTTATTACGGATGTATCCCCGGCCTGCGACTGCTATGCCCACAATGATGCGTCGGTGGTCAGGGATATCGGCATTCTGGCATCCAAAGACCCGGTGGCCATCGACCAGGCCAGTGTCGATCTGGTGAACCAGGAAGCGGCCCTGCCGGAATCAAGCCTTAACACAAACCGGGCGGCCGGTGAGGATAAGTTCAAAGGGATCTATCCCCAGGTGGACTGGGCCCATCAGCTGGATTACGCCGAGACTCTCGGGATCGGGAGCCGGTCGTACTTGTTGGAGAAAATATAG